Genomic DNA from Candidatus Methylacidiphilales bacterium:
ATTGTTGTTTAGGATGATATTGCTCAAAATATCCTTATCTTTAGGTAAATAATCAAGAAACTCCACTGCATAAGCAGTAAAATATTTAACGTCCTTGTTATTAGATAAAAAATCCAGAAAATCGCGTGAATCATCTCTTTTTATTCTACACAACGATCGTATGCATTCATACTTTATATCTTCCACATATTCGCTGTTGAATATATTAACAATTAAATCTACTACCTCGTGACTGTTGTTGGCATGAGTCAATAGGCTCATACATGCGATGGCATGAATTTTAATAATGACATCCGTCGCTTTATTTAATATTACCTTAATAAGGTCGAGCGATTTTTCATTATCAATTATAGTTAAAATATCTATTGCAGACATTATAGTATAGATCGGTAAATTATCAATCCCTTTGTCAATTATTGTGTTGATAATATCATCACCGATGGAAAGTTGAGATGCTTTGGATTTAAATTCAGCGAAATTTTTAAGCCAAACTTCTTTCTCTAACTTTGCATGAGCTGAGAAAACGTTGTCCTGATTATTAATAGAGCTATAGATTCCATAAGATATACGATCAAGGCGATCAGATAAATCTAATACTGAAGACAGAGGGTGTATTTTCATATTCATGTATAAGCCTCATCTAGAATATATTTTAGCCATATTTCTGACCTTTGCATTAATCTGACAGTGCGGATATCTTCGCGCGTTCTAGAAAATGTGCATGAAATTATATACAAACAAACGTTGCATCCATTCCGATGGTTTTTAATATATTAACTAAGAATAAATCGTTTATTGATATATATATTACAACGTATGATGTTAGTATGAGCTTTGACAGATGCTATGATTGACATACTTCTTCAAACGAACAAAATCTATCATTAACACGAAATGCAAGGATATAAAATCGCTGATGTTGATTTATTTATGTAATCATATCATTGCCTGAGCAACTCCAAATTTGTCTTTGCATTTCAAAGCCGATCTAAATAAATAAACCTCTTTATATAACATTGCCATGATTCAATGAGATTAGATTATTCGAATAGGCACATCAATCAATTGAACTAGCCAGTGACAATAAATTTAGTATAACGCATTCAATATATATTTATACCTCGGAATATATTGTATTGATCAATATTTATTATAAATTAAATTATAATATTATAGCGTGACGCATGTTTTATTAATAAAAGGAATAGTCATACTGGGACATAATTGATATCAAAAGGCTAGATTTTTTGACACGATTTAAATTATTAAACAAAACATCCACGAAATTCTTTCTCAGGTCTTTTAGTGTTTGTAATGTCAATAGTATTTTGTCTTTGTTATTTGTTCTGTTTACAAAATCGATAAAAGCTTCCATCAAAATATTCATAGGAATTTCCTCTATGTGTTTTCCGAAAAATATGTAAATCTTATTTTTTAATTTATCAATATTATCGAACAAGACGGCAATAGAAGCTGGTTTTGCTATATAAAAAAGAAGTCTAGTGTATTTTAATAGAACATGGATTTCTTTAATCTTTTTCATCTCGTTATTTATCATATCCAACATAGTTGATCCATTATAATAAACCGCAGTGGAAATAAAGAAATATCTGAGGTCGTTTTGATTAACATCCCTCATTATTTCTTCGAAAAAGCACATGGCTTTTTGTTTATCAATCAAAAACATGTAATTTAACGCGGATATTTTTACCGCTAATGAGGTCGCTTTATTAAATTTCCTTTTTAAGATCCCCCATATATCATTACATTTAAAGTTTGACAAAACATCTAAAGCCATAATCTGAAGGTGTGCATCATTTTCGTATAATATATTACACAAAAGCCTTATTTTAAGTTTCTTTTTTGTATTAATATCTAACGCTTGTATATATCTAAGAAGAGTCTTGTAAAGAAATTTGTTCTTATCTTTAAGCAAAACATTTATATATTCAAAGAATAACTCATCTTTCAAAAAAATTAAAACATCTAGGGCGAAATAAAGCAGCTGGTCATTTTTAGAATTAAGAACATCTTTTGCGATGTGATAGAAAGAGTCTCTTTTATTGTTATGCAACGCTTTTAGCATAAAAAAAGCGACTTTCATACTTTCAAAATCTTCAGGAAAAGATGATTCTACCCCTAATTTTCTTGAATATTT
This window encodes:
- a CDS encoding HEAT repeat domain-containing protein produces the protein MIARLSLPQIESIFLHERAFEDRTDYLIQFLSREDEYRRKILAIYFWKYMDEYEKEYFIAKLVTIFKDEGVNILRILDKSIGPKECKPKILSYIIGDSNNLIDEVLNNSSVAELIMHHEKKYSLITACGLKDKIAEALKYKKRLNANDIEMIAMLSGNDQEVMKSTNDIINKEKDINIISKNTITLEQQRNPTDVDFISRIYNNGDLNIIKSVISALGLIGHACAIDILYDIFQKESFNHKIEVIKALSIIDYYKSERFLSRIAFSKYINNKIRLEALKALCLKYSRKLGVESSFPEDFESMKVAFFMLKALHNNKRDSFYHIAKDVLNSKNDQLLYFALDVLIFLKDELFFEYINVLLKDKNKFLYKTLLRYIQALDINTKKKLKIRLLCNILYENDAHLQIMALDVLSNFKCNDIWGILKRKFNKATSLAVKISALNYMFLIDKQKAMCFFEEIMRDVNQNDLRYFFISTAVYYNGSTMLDMINNEMKKIKEIHVLLKYTRLLFYIAKPASIAVLFDNIDKLKNKIYIFFGKHIEEIPMNILMEAFIDFVNRTNNKDKILLTLQTLKDLRKNFVDVLFNNLNRVKKSSLLISIMSQYDYSFY